ATTGGCCGTGAGCGTGGTCTTCCCGGCCCCGCCCTTGGTGCTGGTGATGGTGAACTTGATCATCGATTCCTTGCCGATTAAGGTCCCTGATCAGGCGTACGGAATCGATGGGAAAAGTGTCGGGTCACTCCTTCAAATAGTCGCCAATCCCATGATCGGCGAAGATCTTGCGGATGCGCTTGATTTCCTCGTAGAGTGTGCCGCGCGGGATTCGGAGCCGCTCGGCGGCCTCTTTGATGGAAAGTCCGTCCTCGCCCAGCATCGCGCACAATCTGCGCTGCGCCGGGGTCAGCTGCACGAGAACGCGCGCCAGATCGATGCGCGCGTGATGCCGATCGACGCCCTGGTGATCGCCGGCGCGCTTTTCTGCCACGATCATGACCTCCGCGGACTCGGCAGAAACCGTCGAAAGAGGTGCTCGGGACACCAGGCCCGGGACCCCGGCAAGCAGACGCGCGACGCGGTGCGATCGCGCCAACCCGTAGGTGCGTTCGATGCCCGGGCCACACGTGAGATCACACAGGCGGCACCAACCGGCCCGAAGACGCCGCGACGCACCATCCGCCGCAGCGAGCTACGCCAGATCGTTCCGCTGGCGGACTCGACGATTTATGGGCTGGAACGGCGTGGCGAGTTTCCGCAGCGATTTTTCCTCACCGCGCGCTGCGTGGTGTGGGACCTGGCCGAGGTCGAGGAATGGCTGCGGAGCCGGCGGCAGCCGGGCAGCAACGAGCTGGTAAAGAAGGCGCCGGTGCCGGATTTTCGGAAGCGTAAGAGCAAAACGCTCAGGGAGACAGGGTACCGAGTCGACGCGCGTCGCCCTGCCCCATTCCGACCTCTCCAGGCTCAAACCTGAATTGGAAAAGACTGATCGACGGGGATAACCGGAATGGCGCATTGTG
This genomic window from Burkholderiales bacterium GJ-E10 contains:
- a CDS encoding phage transcriptional regulator AlpA; translation: MPIDALVIAGALFCHDHDLRGLGRNRRKRCSGHQARDPGKQTRDAVRSRQPVGAFDARATREITQAAPTGPKTPRRTIRRSELRQIVPLADSTIYGLERRGEFPQRFFLTARCVVWDLAEVEEWLRSRRQPGSNELVKKAPVPDFRKRKSKTLRETGYRVDARRPAPFRPLQAQT